In Engraulis encrasicolus isolate BLACKSEA-1 chromosome 15, IST_EnEncr_1.0, whole genome shotgun sequence, the following proteins share a genomic window:
- the LOC134464721 gene encoding piggyBac transposable element-derived protein 4-like, with translation MSGKKATSKKKNVAGPTKMTAQQAAEWILQSSDEESDAGSMSSVDSVAFLEGLDPALEISSDADWLPEQEEEEGEEEESQVEKEGQRVGEEEGDDQPSASSPATTRARKRKAAQPSSATPATKRGRGRGRGRGRGRGQGRRQEPEGNGQPWQGMDVDDIIPPQPSFNPARAPGPQVVGGVQYTILQLFMLFMTRNTLQTIVNHSNIYGQRNHPHRWHQMSLEDLLSYIGMVIYMGLVGAKSVRDYWAKNELYNFPFPTSMLSGRRFAAVSSMLHISHPDSDAENDRRRGTQAYDRLCKIRPLYDEIRTACKAHYHPQQHIAVDERMVKSKARSILRQYMKDKPTKWGYKLFVLADSSNGYTWDFFVYEGRNMALQKGLSYDSVMNLVDTRVLGQGYKLYVDNFYTSPTLFKDLLAEKVWACGTIREQRIGYPRRRPGALTSQSPRGTIRWIRDDPVLFVQWKDTRDVRLCSTMHTAHNPQTTVQRRVRGTDGRWQLKSIPAPPAVTDYNKHMGGVDLSDAMIGFYNTVHKTRKWHRTFFYHFLDIAIVNAFVLHSCMAAERHETPLTQKAFREALVLELKAAGSPSTGPPPSPAPAPQGAHHKLRHYTEDGTAGRRRCVNCSLKSTTECTSCQVVLCFTVKRDCYNEWHTKNNL, from the exons ATGTCTGGTAAGAAGGCAACGAGCAAGAAGAAGAATGTTGCTGGCCCAACTAAGATGACTGCTCAACAGGCAGCCGAATGGATTTTACAATCCAGCGACGAAGAGTCCGACGCAGGGAGCATGTCATCGGTTGACTCTGTGGCATTTTTGGAAGGACTCGATCCAGCCTTGGAGAT ATCCTCTGATGCAGACTGGCTCcctgaacaggaggaggaggagggggaggaggaggagagccaggtggagaaagaggggcagagagttggtgaggaggaaggagacgatCAACCATCAGCCTCTTCGCCGGCTACCACCAGAGCAAGGAAGAGGAAAGCAGCGCAGCCATCCAGCGCCACACCTGCCaccaagagaggcagaggaagagggagaggaagaggaagaggaagaggacagggaagGCGACAGGAGCCAGAGGGAAATGGTCAGCCATGGCAGGGGATGGACGTGGATGACATCATACCACCACAACCATCATTCAACCCCGCTCGCGCTCCAGGGCCCCAGGTCGTGGGGGGGGTGCAATACACCATACTGCAACTCTTCATGCTCTTCATGACAAGAAACACCCTACAGACAATAGTAAATCACTCTAACATATATGGACAAAGGAACCACCCTCATAGATGGCATCAGATGTCCCTGGAGGATCTGCTTTCATATATTGGTATGGTGATTTACATGGGCCTAGTTGGGGCCAAGTCTGTAAGGGACTACTGGGCGAAGAACGAACTTTACAATTTCCCCTTCCCCACATCTATGTTGTCCGGGAGAAGATTTGCAGCTGTCTCCAGCATGCTGCATATTAGCCACCCAGACAGTGATGCAGAGAATGACAGGAGGAGGGGAACACAGGCCTACGATCGTCTGTGCAAGATCCGCCCTCTCTATGACGAGATTAGGACTGCGTGTAAAGCTCACTACCATCCCCAACAACACATTGCAGTGGATGAAAGGATGGTGAAATCAAAAGCCCGCTCCATCCTCCGCCAGTATATGAAAGACAAGCCCACTAAGTGGGGGTATAAACTTTTTGTGCTGGCAGATTCATCAAACGGATACACATGGGACTTTTTTGTATATGAGGGGAGAAACATGGCACTTCAAAAGGGGCTCAGCTATGATTCAGTCATGAATCTCGTGGACACGCGTGTGCTTGGCCAGGGCTATAAGCTCTATGTGGACAACTTCTATACTAGCCCTACCCTGTTCAAGGACCTCCTGGCCGAGAAGGTATGGGCTTGTGGAACAATTAGAGAACAGCGAATAGGCTACCCGAGAAGACGTCCAGGAGCTCTCACCTCTCAGTCACCACGTGGTACCATCCGCTGGATAAGAGATGATCCCGTTCTTTTTGTCCAGTGGAAGGACACGAGGGACGTCCGCTTGTGCTCCACAATGCACACAGCCCACAACCCACAGACCACCGTTCAGAGGAGGGTCAGAGGGACAGATGGCCGGTGGCAGCTGAAGTCCATCCCTGCCCCACCAGCTGTCACTGATTATAACAA ACATATGGGGGGAGTGGACCTCTCTGATGCCATGATCGGGTTTTACAACACCGTTCACAAGACCAGGAAGTGGCACAGGACGTTCTTCTATCACTTTCTGGACATTGCCATCGTGAACGCCTTTGTACTTCATTCCTGTATGGCAGCAGAGAGGCATGAGACCCCCCTTACACAGAAGGCGTTCCGGGAGGCCCTGGTGTTGGAGCTGAAGGCAGCGGGGTCACCTTCAACtggccctcctccatcacctgctcCAGCTCCCCAAGGTGCACATCACAAACTGAGGCACTACACGGAAGATGGCACAGCAGGGAGGCGGAGGTGTGTGAACTGTTCCCTGAAGAGCACCACAGAGTGCACTTCATGCCAGGTAGTGCTGTGCTTTACGGTGAAGAGGGACTGCTACAATGAGTGGCATACAAAGAACAATTTGTag